A single window of Leptolyngbya ohadii IS1 DNA harbors:
- a CDS encoding isochorismate synthase, producing the protein MLCQSPFAHLQPLQDCKQIYQFLDFCRKQSIAANQPKIASLALEIESVDPLIVLNQFHRSNQLHCYLENRDQERSIAAIGSAISLTVNGKERFQQAQNFIQTQLDQILVSYPVDFPWTTPRFFCSFTFFDHQIQRNSPFPAATVFLPRWQIVRWQEHQGAIVNLPIQADSNLQQLTQTIWQEFRSICQAQYDIFQLPQGITPLLNQWEIIDHNSFQPAVASVLKSIETHQFDKVVLAHAIDVISQLPFQWGRSLDSLRQLHSGCTVFSIGNGHGQSFIGASPERLLSIQNRRFLTDALAGSAPRGRSTKEDEILGSRLYHSEKERHEHQVVVDFITQRLVNVGLTPQFAATPTLRKLANIQHLHTPIQAILPPSLHPLALVDELHPTPAVAGRPRETACEQICQYEGFERSLYAAPLGWIDAQGNAEFIVGIRSALIDGHRARLYAGAGIVAGSNPDRELAEIRLKLQALLRALV; encoded by the coding sequence ATGCTTTGTCAGTCGCCTTTTGCCCACTTGCAGCCGCTGCAAGACTGTAAACAAATTTATCAATTCCTTGACTTTTGTCGTAAGCAATCGATCGCGGCAAATCAGCCTAAAATTGCCAGTCTTGCCCTCGAAATTGAGTCGGTTGATCCCCTGATTGTACTCAATCAATTCCATCGATCGAATCAACTTCATTGCTATCTCGAAAACCGGGATCAGGAACGATCGATTGCGGCGATCGGGTCAGCGATTTCGTTGACGGTGAACGGCAAAGAACGGTTTCAGCAGGCACAAAATTTTATTCAAACTCAGCTTGATCAAATATTAGTTAGCTATCCGGTTGATTTTCCTTGGACAACCCCTCGATTTTTTTGTAGTTTTACTTTTTTTGATCATCAGATTCAGCGGAATTCTCCCTTTCCAGCGGCAACAGTTTTCCTTCCGCGATGGCAGATAGTTCGCTGGCAGGAACATCAAGGAGCGATCGTTAATTTGCCAATTCAGGCAGACTCTAATTTGCAGCAGTTAACGCAAACAATCTGGCAGGAATTTCGATCGATCTGCCAGGCTCAATACGATATTTTTCAGCTTCCTCAAGGCATTACGCCGCTGTTAAACCAATGGGAAATTATTGATCACAATTCTTTTCAGCCTGCGGTTGCCTCCGTGCTGAAATCGATCGAAACCCATCAGTTTGATAAGGTCGTTTTAGCCCATGCGATCGACGTAATTTCCCAGCTTCCGTTTCAGTGGGGACGATCGCTGGATTCGCTACGTCAGCTTCATTCGGGCTGTACCGTTTTTTCGATCGGCAACGGACACGGACAGAGCTTTATTGGGGCAAGCCCTGAGCGATTATTGAGCATTCAAAACCGTCGCTTTCTCACGGATGCGCTGGCGGGATCTGCCCCACGGGGACGATCGACCAAAGAGGATGAAATCCTGGGCAGTCGGCTTTATCACAGCGAGAAAGAGCGGCATGAACATCAGGTCGTGGTGGATTTTATTACGCAAAGATTAGTAAATGTGGGGCTAACTCCGCAATTTGCAGCGACTCCGACCCTGCGAAAACTGGCGAATATTCAGCATCTCCATACGCCGATTCAGGCAATTTTGCCGCCGAGCCTCCATCCTCTGGCACTGGTTGACGAACTGCACCCCACCCCTGCCGTTGCCGGACGACCCCGCGAAACTGCCTGTGAGCAAATTTGTCAGTATGAGGGCTTTGAGCGATCCCTCTATGCTGCGCCGTTGGGCTGGATTGATGCCCAGGGGAACGCGGAATTTATCGTGGGCATTCGATCGGCTTTAATTGACGGACACCGTGCCCGCTTGTATGCCGGGGCTGGGATTGTGGCGGGGTCGAATCCCGATCGGGAATTGGCAGAAATTCGGCTGAAGCTTCAGGCACTCCTGCGGGCATTAGTGTGA
- the menD gene encoding 2-succinyl-5-enolpyruvyl-6-hydroxy-3-cyclohexene-1-carboxylic-acid synthase, which yields MPLNSSHNSSLNFSNTNSVWSSVLVETLYRLGLQTAVICPGSRSAPLAVAFALHESIEAIPVLDERSAAFFALGLAKQTGRAVALVCTSGTAGANFYPAVIEARESRVPLLVLTSDRPPELRECNAGQTVDQQKLFGTYPNWYSELSVPELNLSLLAYLRQTIVHAWERAHMPVAGCVHLNLPFRDPLAPILQAEAQAFSDRFPAAFFEGIASALPVQFSAQFAVPSAWQQSERGLIIAGVAQPVDRQTYCEAIARLSQALGVPVLAEGLSPVRNAAAVNPHLITTYDLILRNVDWADKLQPDWIIRVGEMPTSKTLRQWLDANSSVMQWIIDPDDRNLDPLHLRTIHLRLSIEQVAALLEQIDDTGELRGEFAPQPPTSGGLPNRQQLCERNFSDYLKSWMELETIARTQRDRTLEKTEFLFEGKVTWLLSQHLPIGTPLFIANSMPVRDVEWFWQPGNRRIQPCFNRGANGIDGTLSAAIGTAHRQQSSVLLTGDLALLHDTNGFLLRDKLKGHLTIVLINNNGGGIFEMLPISQFEPPFEEFFATPQDINFAQLCATYSIEYHRIQDWQDLIDRLKTLPQQGIRLLEVQTDRKRDTLYRRQILETFRSNSGML from the coding sequence ATGCCGCTTAATTCAAGCCATAATTCAAGCCTCAATTTCAGCAATACGAATTCGGTCTGGTCGTCGGTGCTGGTGGAAACGCTGTATCGCCTGGGACTGCAAACGGCGGTCATTTGTCCCGGATCGCGATCGGCTCCGCTGGCGGTTGCCTTTGCTCTGCATGAATCGATCGAGGCGATTCCGGTGCTGGACGAGCGATCGGCGGCTTTTTTTGCTTTAGGACTGGCGAAACAAACGGGTCGGGCAGTGGCGCTGGTTTGCACTTCGGGAACGGCAGGCGCAAATTTTTATCCGGCAGTGATCGAGGCGCGGGAAAGCCGTGTGCCGCTGCTGGTTCTCACAAGCGATCGACCTCCCGAACTGCGCGAATGTAATGCGGGTCAGACGGTGGATCAGCAAAAGCTGTTTGGCACCTATCCCAACTGGTACAGCGAGCTTTCTGTTCCTGAATTAAATTTGTCTTTGCTGGCGTATCTGCGGCAAACGATCGTCCATGCCTGGGAACGTGCCCATATGCCGGTGGCGGGCTGTGTGCATCTGAATTTGCCCTTTCGCGATCCGCTGGCTCCAATTCTACAGGCTGAGGCACAGGCGTTTAGCGATCGATTTCCGGCGGCTTTCTTTGAGGGAATTGCGTCTGCGCTGCCCGTCCAGTTTTCGGCTCAATTTGCCGTTCCTTCCGCGTGGCAGCAGTCCGAGCGGGGATTGATTATCGCAGGTGTCGCCCAACCTGTGGATCGGCAGACCTACTGTGAGGCGATCGCTCGTTTGTCTCAGGCGTTAGGGGTTCCGGTGCTGGCAGAAGGGCTTTCTCCGGTGCGGAATGCCGCTGCTGTGAATCCTCATCTGATTACGACCTACGATCTGATTCTGCGAAATGTTGATTGGGCGGACAAGCTTCAGCCGGATTGGATCATTCGCGTAGGCGAAATGCCGACCAGCAAAACGCTGCGCCAGTGGCTCGATGCTAACTCGTCTGTGATGCAGTGGATTATTGACCCGGACGATCGGAATTTAGACCCGCTGCATTTGAGAACGATACATTTGCGACTGTCGATCGAGCAGGTGGCGGCACTGTTAGAACAAATTGATGACACTGGTGAGTTACGAGGCGAGTTCGCCCCCCAACCCCCCACAAGTGGGGGACTTCCGAACCGTCAGCAATTGTGTGAGCGCAATTTTTCAGATTACTTGAAATCCTGGATGGAGCTAGAGACGATCGCCCGAACCCAACGCGATCGCACCCTAGAAAAAACCGAATTTCTGTTTGAAGGCAAAGTTACCTGGCTGCTGTCTCAGCATTTGCCGATCGGAACTCCGCTCTTTATTGCGAACAGTATGCCTGTGCGGGATGTGGAGTGGTTCTGGCAACCCGGAAATCGGCGCATTCAGCCCTGCTTTAACCGGGGGGCAAACGGCATTGATGGCACCCTCTCTGCGGCGATCGGCACCGCACACCGTCAGCAAAGCAGCGTTCTCCTCACAGGCGATCTGGCGCTATTGCACGACACGAATGGATTCTTGTTACGCGATAAGCTCAAGGGACATCTGACGATCGTTCTGATCAACAACAACGGCGGCGGCATCTTTGAAATGTTGCCCATCTCCCAGTTTGAGCCACCCTTCGAGGAATTCTTCGCTACACCGCAGGATATTAACTTTGCTCAGCTTTGCGCCACATACAGCATTGAGTATCACCGGATTCAGGACTGGCAGGACTTGATCGATCGCCTCAAAACCCTACCCCAGCAGGGCATTCGACTACTGGAAGTTCAGACCGATCGCAAACGGGATACCCTTTACCGACGGCAGATTCTAGAGACGTTTCGATCGAACTCAGGAATGCTTTGA
- a CDS encoding Gfo/Idh/MocA family protein, whose product MAEASIGVAVIGTGFGQKIHIPALQIHHRTTVKAIYHRDRDKAQAIAQKLEIPQACSTIEEILALPDVQAVTISTPPFLHYEMAKQVLQAGKHLLLEKPTTLTVAEATELYQLARSRNLTVTMDFEFRFIPAWQRFAELLQEGYVGNKRLVKVDWLASSRADASRPWNWYAQKELGGGALGSIGSHLFDYLYWLFPPVTRLCGWLTTSIPFRPDPTTGNLKPVDADDTCSLMLELADGTPCQAVLSAVTSQGRGHFVEVYGDRGTLVLGNDSQQDYIHGFKIWGSQNGAPLTELEIPDRLEFPTVYPDGRLAPFLRVVDRWVQGIDQGESLTPSLMEGVYSQLLMDLTHQSNETGTWITVPPLEAVLGKASKHS is encoded by the coding sequence ATGGCAGAAGCATCGATCGGCGTTGCGGTTATCGGCACGGGATTTGGGCAAAAGATCCACATTCCCGCTCTGCAAATTCACCATCGCACCACGGTTAAGGCAATCTACCATCGCGATCGCGACAAGGCACAGGCGATTGCCCAAAAACTAGAGATTCCGCAGGCTTGCAGCACGATCGAGGAAATTCTGGCGCTTCCCGACGTTCAGGCGGTCACGATTTCAACGCCGCCCTTTCTACACTACGAAATGGCAAAACAGGTGTTGCAGGCGGGTAAGCATCTGCTGCTGGAAAAGCCCACGACGCTGACGGTGGCGGAGGCAACTGAACTCTATCAACTGGCACGATCGCGCAATCTCACCGTAACGATGGACTTTGAGTTTCGCTTTATTCCGGCATGGCAGCGGTTCGCCGAACTTCTACAGGAGGGCTATGTGGGAAACAAGCGATTGGTGAAGGTCGATTGGCTGGCATCGAGTCGGGCGGATGCTTCCCGTCCCTGGAACTGGTACGCCCAGAAGGAATTGGGCGGCGGTGCCCTGGGGTCGATCGGCTCCCATTTGTTTGATTACCTGTACTGGCTTTTCCCCCCGGTTACAAGGCTCTGCGGCTGGCTGACCACCTCGATTCCCTTTCGTCCCGATCCAACGACCGGAAATCTCAAACCCGTCGATGCCGATGATACCTGCTCCCTGATGCTGGAACTTGCAGATGGTACTCCCTGTCAGGCGGTTCTCAGTGCAGTCACTTCCCAGGGGCGAGGACATTTTGTGGAGGTTTATGGCGATCGCGGCACGCTGGTTCTGGGCAACGACAGCCAGCAGGACTACATTCACGGCTTCAAGATTTGGGGCAGTCAAAACGGCGCTCCCCTCACCGAACTGGAAATTCCCGATCGCCTTGAGTTTCCTACGGTCTACCCGGATGGACGACTGGCTCCCTTTCTGCGGGTCGTCGATCGCTGGGTGCAGGGCATTGATCAGGGGGAATCGCTCACGCCGTCTCTGATGGAGGGGGTTTACTCCCAGCTTTTAATGGATTTAACGCACCAGTCCAATGAAACGGGAACCTGGATCACCGTGCCGCCATTAGAGGCAGTTTTGGGCAAGGCTTCAAAGCATTCCTGA
- a CDS encoding GNAT family N-acetyltransferase, translated as MTIELVRKEQLAELAVLFNQYRIFYKQSSDLKAAKQFLEERFQRQDSIILVAKDGDRSTLPPKADRLIGFTQLYPSFSSVSLKRIWILNDLYVAESARHRGVAQRLMVAAEKHARLTCAVRIVLSTQMTNTIAQKLYESRGYIKDTEFLHYALPLSP; from the coding sequence ATGACTATCGAGCTTGTTCGCAAAGAGCAGCTTGCAGAGCTTGCTGTGCTGTTTAATCAATATCGAATTTTTTACAAACAAAGCTCTGACCTGAAAGCCGCAAAACAGTTTCTTGAAGAACGATTTCAGCGGCAGGATTCGATCATTCTGGTGGCAAAGGATGGCGATCGTTCCACGCTGCCGCCAAAGGCGGATCGGCTGATTGGCTTTACCCAGCTTTATCCCAGCTTTTCTTCCGTATCCCTGAAGCGAATTTGGATTCTCAATGACCTGTATGTGGCTGAGTCTGCCCGGCATCGGGGAGTGGCACAGCGGTTGATGGTCGCAGCCGAGAAACATGCCCGTCTCACCTGTGCTGTTCGCATTGTTCTCTCAACCCAAATGACCAATACGATCGCCCAAAAACTTTACGAGTCGCGGGGCTACATCAAGGATACAGAGTTTCTGCACTACGCCCTGCCGCTGTCACCTTGA
- a CDS encoding class I SAM-dependent methyltransferase, with protein MGFYSQRVFPYLMDWSMASPELAQYRRSLLANVTGTVLEIGFGTGLNLAYYPENVRQLVAIDANAGSHRLAEKRVAQSGITVDHRVLNGERLPMSDETFDSVVSTWTLCSIANVEQAIAEIHRVLKPGGKFFFVEHGLSRDPNVQVWQNRLNPVQKVIADGCHLNRNIRQLVEQQFSSVAIEEFYGEGLPKFLGYLYKGTASKPGQESL; from the coding sequence ATGGGCTTCTACTCGCAGCGGGTGTTCCCTTATCTGATGGATTGGTCGATGGCTTCGCCAGAACTGGCACAGTATCGCCGATCGCTTTTAGCAAACGTCACGGGAACGGTGCTGGAAATTGGCTTTGGCACAGGGCTGAATTTAGCCTATTACCCGGAGAACGTGCGGCAGCTGGTGGCGATCGATGCAAATGCCGGATCGCATCGACTGGCAGAAAAGCGGGTTGCCCAATCTGGTATTACCGTAGACCATCGGGTGCTAAACGGCGAACGGTTGCCCATGTCCGATGAAACCTTTGATAGCGTGGTGAGTACCTGGACGCTGTGCAGTATTGCCAACGTGGAACAGGCGATCGCGGAGATTCATCGCGTTTTGAAGCCAGGGGGCAAATTCTTTTTTGTGGAGCATGGTCTGAGCCGCGATCCCAATGTGCAGGTCTGGCAAAATCGCCTGAACCCAGTCCAGAAAGTGATTGCCGATGGCTGTCATCTCAACCGCAATATTCGTCAGCTGGTGGAGCAACAGTTCAGCAGCGTGGCGATCGAGGAATTTTATGGTGAGGGGTTGCCCAAATTCCTGGGATATCTGTACAAGGGCACGGCAAGCAAGCCAGGACAGGAATCGCTATAG
- a CDS encoding tetratricopeptide repeat protein, translated as MKPFDERYGTYVPPSERVLEVQPTSTQPFDSRKAGADCLLEKGIEQYQLREFQSALKTFQQALGMYRALQDLQGEGRVLGGMGLTYYGLSNYPEAIACSHQSLTIARQIQDRPTERQALANLGNAYRHLEDYSRAIFYKHQSLDVAKAIGDRRGEMAAFNNLGMAYKAAGDYARAIDAYEEGLTIARELQDIQVEGQILRNMGNAHHAVGNYAETVVCYEHLLTIARQLPDRRAEAQILRNLASACYRTGDSLKAIAYQHQRLTIARNLGDLHLEEQTLDSLATIHESLGHHRLAIEFYEQRITVLGTLKDAHQQHQTLQNLKTICHAIGDYETANRYRHFILDSSTDLGETTTIFAAPPASSLSRRHS; from the coding sequence ATGAAACCATTTGATGAGCGGTACGGAACCTACGTTCCCCCATCCGAAAGGGTTTTGGAGGTTCAGCCGACTTCTACCCAACCCTTTGACTCTCGTAAGGCGGGAGCAGACTGCTTGCTTGAAAAGGGCATTGAGCAGTACCAGCTTCGTGAGTTTCAGTCAGCCTTGAAAACGTTTCAGCAAGCGTTGGGGATGTACCGTGCGCTCCAGGATCTTCAGGGGGAGGGGCGCGTACTGGGCGGCATGGGATTAACTTACTACGGACTCAGCAATTATCCGGAAGCGATCGCCTGTTCACATCAAAGTCTCACGATCGCCCGTCAGATTCAGGATCGTCCCACGGAACGGCAAGCACTCGCTAATTTGGGGAATGCCTATCGCCACCTGGAGGACTACAGCCGCGCGATTTTTTATAAGCATCAAAGCCTGGATGTGGCAAAAGCGATCGGCGATCGACGGGGTGAAATGGCTGCCTTCAATAATCTGGGAATGGCATACAAAGCCGCCGGAGATTATGCTCGCGCCATCGATGCCTATGAGGAGGGGTTGACGATCGCCCGCGAACTTCAAGACATCCAGGTAGAGGGGCAAATCCTGCGAAACATGGGGAATGCCCACCATGCCGTTGGTAACTATGCAGAAACGGTAGTCTGCTACGAGCATTTGCTCACGATCGCCCGCCAACTGCCCGATCGTCGTGCGGAGGCACAAATTTTACGAAACCTCGCGAGTGCCTGTTACCGCACCGGAGACAGCCTCAAAGCAATTGCCTACCAGCATCAGCGGCTTACCATTGCCCGGAACCTGGGCGATTTACACCTGGAGGAACAAACCCTCGACAGCCTTGCCACCATCCACGAAAGCCTGGGACACCACCGTCTGGCGATCGAATTTTACGAGCAGCGAATCACGGTTCTAGGGACACTCAAGGACGCCCACCAGCAGCATCAGACGCTTCAGAATCTCAAAACGATCTGCCATGCGATCGGCGACTACGAAACGGCAAACCGCTATCGCCACTTCATCCTGGATTCCAGCACTGACCTCGGCGAAACGACAACTATATTCGCAGCACCGCCCGCTTCCTCCCTATCCCGTCGCCACAGCTAA